CCGCCGACGAGCTCAAGCTGATGCAGCGCGCGGCCGAGATCAGCATCGACGCGCACCTGGCCGCGATGCGCGGCGCCCATGCCGGCGTGCGCGAGTACCAGCTGCAGGCGGTGATCGAATGCGTGTTCCGCGCCAGCGACGCCTGGCCGGCCTACGGCAGCATCGTCGGCGCCGGCGCCAACGCCTGCACGCTGCATTACGTGGCCAACACCGCGCAGGCCCGGGCGGGCGATCTGGTGCTGATCGACGCTGGTGCCGAGTACCGCAACTACGCTGCCGACATCACCCGCACCTTTCCGGTGGACGGGCGCTTCGGCAAGGCGCAGCGCCAGCTGCACGACCTGGTCGGCGCCGCGCAGGCCGCCGCGCTGGCGCAGGCGCGCCCGGGCGTGCCGTACGAGGCCGGCCACGAGGCGGCGGTGGAGGTGCTCACCGAAGGGCTGCTGCAGTTGGGCCTGCTCAAGGGCAGGCTGGAGAAGTGCATCGCCGACGGCAGCTACAAGCGCTTCTACCGGCACAAGACCGGTCACTGGCTGGGCCTGGACGTGCACGACGTGGGCGACTATCGCCTGCAGGGCGAGTCGCGCCTGCTCGAGCCGGGCATGGTGTTCACCATCGAGCCCGGCCTGTACATCTCGCCCGACGACACCAGCGTGGACGCGAAGTGGCGCGGCATCGGCATCCGCACCGAGGACAACGTGGCCATCACCGCCGACGGCCACCGCGTGCTGACCGCCGCCCTGGCGCGCAGCGCCGACGAGATCGAAGCGGTCATGGCCGGCGGCAGCATCTGAAGCTGCCGGGTGGGCGCCGCCATGGCGGCGCCCACCGAACGAGGCGCCCCACCGAGCGCTGATCACGTTCTAGAGGAGAGCCCCTGAGTCAGGGGCGGCCGCGAAGCGGCGGAGGCCTGGAGGCTGACGAGGCGGGACCCGAGGTCTGTGAAGCAAGCCTCGGGGCGTCAGCGCGAATGCGATGCCGCGTCGGCGAACGCCGGCCGGGTGAGGTTGTCGGCGCCGGTCTCGGTGCACAGCACCTCGTCCTCGATGCGGATGCCGCCATAGGGCTTGAACTGCGCCACGCGCGCCCAGTCGATCGCCTCGCCATGGCCGGCGGCCTTGGCGTCATCCAGCAGCATGTCGATGAAGTACAGGCCCGGCTCGATGGTCACCACCATGCCCGGCTCCAGCACGCGGGTCAGGCGCAGATAGGGATGGCCTTCCGGGCGCTCGATGCGGCCGCCGCGATCGGAGGCCGCGAAGCCGGCCACGTCGTGCACCTGCAGGCCGATCGAATGGCCCAGGCCGTGCGGGAAGAACGCCGCCGACACGCCGCTGGCCAGCGCCGCCTCGGGCGACACCTTGATCACGCCGAAGTCCTTGAGGATGCCCATCAGCGACAGGTGCGCGTCGAGGTGCAGCTGCTTGTAATCCACGCCCGGGGCCACGGCGTTGCCCATGCGGAGCTGCGCGGCGTCCAGCGCGTCGATCATGGCCTGGAACTCGCTGGCGGCGTCGGCCGCATAGGTGCGGGTGATGTCGCTGGCATAGCCGGCGGCGCTGGCGCCGGCGTCGATCAGGAAGCTGTGCGACTGCGCGGGCGCGGCGCGCTCCAGTTCGGTGTAGTGCAGCACCGCGGCGTGTTCGTTGAGGCCGATGATGTTGCCGTAGGGCAGCTCGGCCGCGTCCTGACCGACCGCGGCGCAGTAGGCCATGTGGATGTCGAACTCGCTGGCGCCGGCGCGGAAGGCCGCCTCGGCCGCGCGATGCCCGCGCACGGCCAGCGCCTGCGCCTGGCGCATCAGCGCGATCTCGTAGGGCGTCTTGTAGGCGCGGTGATAGGCCAGGTAGTCGATCACCGCCTCGGGATTGTTGGGCACGTAGGCGCCCAGCGCGCTGTGCGCCTCGCCCAGGATCGCGCAGCGCGCGACGTCCCCGGGCAGCAGGGCGGCGGCCTGGTCGGCGGTGCGGATGATGTCGATGTCGAAGTGCTCGACCCACCAGCCGCTCGGCGCGGCCGGCACCACGTGCCAATAGTCGCGCGGCTGCAGGAAGATCAGGCGCGGACGCTGGCCGGGCGTGTACACGATCCAGCTGTCGGGCACGCGCGTCAGCGGCAGCCAGGCCTTGAACTGCGGGTTGACGTAGAACGGGTAGTTCAGGTCGTCAGCATGCTGGTAGTGCAGGCGCCCGCTGGGGATCACCAGATGGTCCAGGCCGCCGCGCGCCAGCGCCTGGTCCGCGCGCGCCTTGAGCGTGTCCAGGTGGGCGGCGTACAGCGGGGCGGGATCGGGCAGGGACATGGCGGCGACTCGTGCGGCGAAAGAGCCGCGGAGTTTACCCGCCGCCGGCTCGGGTCTCTTGTCGCGATGTGCTGTGCTTTGGAGTGGGCGAGCGGCGGCGCATGGGTGCACGTGATGGCGTCCGGCCTGGGCACGGCCAGCAAATCCGTCGTTCCCGGGCTCGCGGGAACGACGGTAAGAAGTATTCCTAAGGAGTGCGCCACGAGCCTTAAACCCCCTGTGCTCGCCTGGATCCAATCCGCTCCGCGCTACCAATTCAAAGCTCGTCATCCCCGCGAACGCGGGGATCCAGGGACTTCCAGGCAGGTCGAGCAAAAGGCTCTGGGTTCCCGCTTTCGCGGGAACGACGGCAGGAGGGCTAGCGGATTGAGATGCGAATCGGCCGGGGCGGCGTGCGCGGCGCGGGCCTCAGGCTTCCCAGCGCAGGTTTCCAGCCAGGCCGTCCCCAATTCGGCGTCCGCGCCTTCGCGCGTCCGCGTACGATCGCGCTAGCGTTCGATCCAGTCGCGCAGCGCGGCCAGGTGTTCGGCCGACACCGTGAGGAAGCGCAGGCCGGCCAGCGACTGGCCTGGGGTGTGCGCCGCGCCGGTCCACAGCACGTGCGCGCCGACGTCGATGTCGGTCTCGCGGCCGGTGGAGCCGACCGGCAGCGAGAACTGGAACTGGTAGAGCGCGTCCTCGCGCACCGGCGCGTCGGCCACCAGCAGCATGCCGGCCTCGGACAGATTGCCCACGCGGCCGACCAGTTCGCCGGTCATGGTGTCGGTGACGGCGATGGCGCCGTCCGGATTGCGGCGCTGGGCGCGGCGCGCTTCGGTGATGCTCATGTCGCCTCCATGCCGGCCAGGGTGCGCAGCTTGGCCAGGGCGGCCTGCCAGGCGCGGTCGAGCAGGCTGCCGTGGTCCTCGCTGACCGGGCGCGCCTGCTCGAGGGCCATCAGCCGCGCCACGCTGTCCAGCGTGTGTTCGCCGACCTTCTGCCCGCGCGCGCTGACGAACAGGGCATGGCCGCTGGTGGGGTTGTACCAGGACAGGCGCAGCCGGCGCAGGTCGCCCTGCTGGTTCTGCACGAACTCGAACCAGGTGCCGAACGGCAGCCGCCGCAGCGATTCGTAGCTGGCCTGTTCGGCCGGGGTGCGCGGCGGCGGCGGGGGTGCCCTGCGCGGGGCGTCCTGCGTGGCGGCGGCGACCTTGGCCTGCAGCTTCAGCGCCGGTTCGCCGGGTGCCTCGGGTTCGGGCGTGTTGGCCAGGCGCCGGGCGATCACCGCCGCCTCGTCGCTGTGGTAGCCCATCTTCACCAGCGCGCTTTCGATCTGCGTCGCCAGCGCCGGCGCGGGTGCGGCCTCGCCGGTCACCGTCTCGGCGATGCGCGTGGTCAGCGCCGCCACCTCCCGCCATTCGTCCGAGTCCTCGCCGTTGCGCAGGCGGATCAGGGTCAGCACGTCGGCCCAGGCCTGGGACAGCAGCGCCTGGACGAAGGGCGGCACCGGCCGAGCGCCGAGCGCCCGGTCGATGGTGTGCGCGGCGGCGGTCTTGGCGTTCTCCAGGCGGTCGCGCCCGCGCGCGGCCTCCACCAGCCGCCGTTCGGCGACCTCGGCCTTGCGCGCCGCCGTCTGGAAATGGTCCTGCACGTCGCGATGGGCCTGGGCGAACACCGCCTCATCGCCGGTGTACTCGGTCAGCACCTTGGCCACCGCGGCCTTGAGCTTGGCCAGCAGGGCCGGGTCGGTGTCGTCCTCGCCCAGCCAGTTGGCGCCGGACTCGGCCACGGCGTTGAGCAGTTCGCGCGCCGGGTGCTGCGGGCTCACGAAGAATGCGCGGTCGCTCAGCGCGGCCTGCACCACCGGCACCTGCAGCTGGCCCAGCAGGTCCGCGGCCGGTCCGCGGCGGACCTCGTGGCCGATCTCGTGATAGAGCAGGTCCAGCAGTTCGAAGGTATCGGCATCTTCGCGCGCCAGTTCGGCCTGCGGCCCGTGCACGCGCCGCAGGCCGGCCAGGACGCGTTCGCGCAGGTCGCCCAGCGCCAGCGGCGTGCTCGGCGCATGGCCCTGCGCGACCTGCAGCTGCAGGGTCTGCAGGGTGCTGAGCAGGTGCGCGGTGGGCAGCGCCTGTCCGGAGGATGCGCCGCCGTCGCCCTGCTGGCCGGCCGTCGGCGGGGCGGCGCCTGGGCCGGCGGCGTTCGGCATCGCGGCGCTTGTCGAAGCCCCCGCGCGCGCGGGACTGTTCGCCTGCCAGGCCGGCGTGGGGAGGTCCCGGGCCGGCGTCGGGCGCGCGCCGCTCCGGGCGTGCCCGGCCGAGAGCAGCCGCTGCAGCGAAGCGAAGCTCACCACCGGCGCGGTCGAGCGCTTCGACTGTCCGGGGCGCACCCAGCCGGGCAGGTCCACCGGCGGCAGGCCCGTCCGGCCCGGCGGCGTGGCCGGCGCGACGTCCGGCGTAGCGCGCGTGACCGGCGCGCGGCCGCGCTGGGGAGCGAACACCAACCCGGGCAGCACGCCCTGGCGGCCCAGGGTCTGGGCGATCTGGTCGAGCAGTTCGCCGTAGCCGGACAGCATGTGCTGCTCGAACAGCCGATACAGCTGCAGCTGGGCGGTCAGATCCACCTCGAGCCTGGCCACGCCGGCACGCAGCGCCTGGCACAGCGAGTGCGGCGACAGCGGCTGGCGCGTCTCGTCCGGCGCCGGGCTGCCGGCCAGCACGCCCAGGCGCTGGGACAGCAGGAACAGCGCCTCCTGGTGGCGACCGGTGTGGCGGCGCGCGATGTCCTGCAGGACGATGTCCTGATCGATGACGGCGTCCTCGACCAGGGTCAGCACGGTGGGAATCGCCCCGGCCTCCCGTGGCGGTTCGCGTGGGCTGCGCAGCGCGGCCAGTTCGGCTTCCAGCCGCGCCAGCAGCGTCGGCAGCACCTGGGGACGGTCGCGGCGCAGGTGCTGCAGGTGGGCCAGGTAGGCGGTCTGCAGTTCATTGCTGCGGGCGCGATTGGCGCTGACCGACAGGTCCTGCTCCAGCGCGTCCAGGCTGGCCTCCACGCCCCGGAACAGTGCCGGCCGCAGCTGCGCCAGCAGGGTCTCCAGAATCCGGCGCACGCGCACGGGCAAGGCCGCCGACGCCAGCGTGTCGGCGGCCGAGAAGGGTGGAGCAGCCCCTGAAGCGACCATCGGATCCCAGTGTGGTCATGCGCTTTGCGGCGGTTTTGTAACACACCGCCACACGCGGCCGACACAGGTGCCGCGCCGTGAGGCGCCGGGGCTGGCGCGCGCGACGGGCTCCGGGATGAGGGGGCGGGTCGCCGACGGTCCGGCTTTCGGGGCCTAGGCTTCCAGGAACAGCGCCATCACATCGTTGGCGAAGCGCAGCCCCAGCGGCGTCGGAACGACCCGTTCGGCTTCGACCCGCAGCCAGCCCTTGGCTTCGGCTTCGGCCAGCGGCGCGGCGATATGCGCGGCCGGCAGCCCGGTGCGCACCTGGAAGTCGCGCAGGGCGAAGCCCTCCTTCAGCCGCAGCAGGTTGAGCATGTACTCGAACGGGCGCCGCGCCGGGGCGATCTCGTCGTCGCCGCCGATGCCGGCCGGCGTGCCGGCGCTGGCCAGATAGGTGGTCGGATGCTTGACCTTCCAGCGCCGCAGGATGTTCTGCCCCGCGCCCGAACTGATCTTGCCGTGCGCGCCCGCGCCAATGCCCAGATAGTCGCCGTAGCGCCAGTAGTTGAGGTTGTGCGCGCACTGGCGGCCAAGGCGCGCGTAGGCGCTGACCTCGTAGTGCGCGTAACCGGCCGCGGCCAGCGCCGCCTGGCAGGCCTCCTGCATGTCGTAGGCGTCGTCCTCTTCGGGGATGCCCTGCGGGGGGCGCGCGAAGAAGACCGTGTTCGGCTCCAGCGTGAGCTGATAGTGCGACACGTGCGCCGGCTGCAGGGCGAAGGCGCGCTCCAGATCATGCAGCGCCATCGCCAGCGACTGGCCGGGCAGGGCGTACATCAGGTCCAGGTTGAGATTGTCCAGGCCGGCGTCCTGGGCCAGCTTGACCGCGTGCTCGGCCTGGGCGCTGTCGTGGATGCGGCCCAGCCGCTGCAGGCAGCCATCGTCGAAGCTCTGGATGCCGAAGCTCAGCCGGTTCACGCCCGCGGCGCGATAGGCACCGAAGCGGTCGTGCTCGGCCGTACCCGGATTGGTCTCCAGGGTCACCTCGCACTCGGGCGCGAAGCGCAGCCGCGCGCTGGCCGCCTGCAGGAAGCGGTCGATGTGTTCGGCCGGGAACAGGCTCGGCGTGCCGCCGCCGAAGAACACGCTGTGGATCGTGCGGCCCCAGACCAGCGGCAGGTCCTGGTCCAGGTCGCGGATCAGCGCGTCGATGTAGGCATCGAAGGGCAGCGCGCCACTGCCCTGGTGCGAGTTGAAGTCGCAGTACGGGCACTTGCGCACGCACCAGGGCAGGTGCACGTACAGCGACAGCGGCGGCGGGATCAGCTGCACGCCCGCGGTCTGCGCGCGTGTGTCGAGCGGCCAGGGCGGGCCGGGCCGGTGCTCGGCGGATTCAGCGGGCGGCGCCATGGAGGACATCGGATTCGGGACGGTCGCCGCGCTCAGAACAGCGTGGTCAGACGCTGGTTGAGCACCTCGAGCGCGCGGGCGCGATGGCTCAGCCGGTTCTTCAGCGCGGTGTCCATTTCCGCCGCGGTCAGGCCATGGTCCGGATCGAGGAACAGCGGGTTGTAACCGAAGCCGCCGTTGCCGCGCAGTTCGCGGGTGATCCGGCCTTCCCACGCGCCCTCGGCGATCAGCGGCTGCGGATCCTCCGGATGGCGCAGCAGCACGATCACCGCGTAGAAGCGGGCGCGGCGCTGGTCATCGGGCACGTCCTTCATCGCGTCCAGCAGCTTGGCGTTGTTGGCCGCATCATCGGTGGGCTGGCCGGCGTAGCGCGCGCTGTACAGCCCGGGCGCGCCGCCCAGCGCATCGACGATCAGGCCCGAGTCGTCGGCCAGCGCCGGCAGGCCGGTCGCCGCGCAGGCGTGGCGCGCCTTGATCAATGCGTTCTCGACGAAGGTCAGGCCGGTCTCGGGGACGTCCTCGACGCCCAGCTCCTTCTGCGGAACGATCTGGTAGGGCAGGTGCGCCAGCATCGCGCTGAACTCGGCCAGCTTGCCGGCATTGCCGCTGGCCAGGACGAGACGGGTCATCGCTTGGGCTCCAGCAGATCCCACAGGTTGCCGTAGGCGTCGCGGAACACCGCGACGGTCGCGTAGGGCTCGTGGCGCGGCGCCTCCAGGAACTGCACGCCGCGCGCGCTCAGCGCCGCATGGTCGCGGGCGAAGTCGTCGGTGTGCAGGAAGAACCCCACGCGCCCGCCGGTCTGGTCGCCGATGCGCGCGCGCTGGGCCGCATCGCTCGCGCGCGCCAGCAGCAGCGCGGTGGCGTCGTCGGCCTGCGGCGCCACGCGCACCCAGCGCTTGCCGCCGCCAAGGTCGGTGTCTTCCAGCAGTGCGAAACCCAGGTCGCCGGTGTAGTGGGCGATCGCCCGGTCGTAGTCGTCCACCACCACCGTCACCAGTGCGAGCGTGCGCTTCATCGCC
The window above is part of the Pseudoxanthomonas sp. X-1 genome. Proteins encoded here:
- the pepQ gene encoding Xaa-Pro dipeptidase, with amino-acid sequence MSLPDPAPLYAAHLDTLKARADQALARGGLDHLVIPSGRLHYQHADDLNYPFYVNPQFKAWLPLTRVPDSWIVYTPGQRPRLIFLQPRDYWHVVPAAPSGWWVEHFDIDIIRTADQAAALLPGDVARCAILGEAHSALGAYVPNNPEAVIDYLAYHRAYKTPYEIALMRQAQALAVRGHRAAEAAFRAGASEFDIHMAYCAAVGQDAAELPYGNIIGLNEHAAVLHYTELERAAPAQSHSFLIDAGASAAGYASDITRTYAADAASEFQAMIDALDAAQLRMGNAVAPGVDYKQLHLDAHLSLMGILKDFGVIKVSPEAALASGVSAAFFPHGLGHSIGLQVHDVAGFAASDRGGRIERPEGHPYLRLTRVLEPGMVVTIEPGLYFIDMLLDDAKAAGHGEAIDWARVAQFKPYGGIRIEDEVLCTETGADNLTRPAFADAASHSR
- the hemW gene encoding radical SAM family heme chaperone HemW, translated to MAPPAESAEHRPGPPWPLDTRAQTAGVQLIPPPLSLYVHLPWCVRKCPYCDFNSHQGSGALPFDAYIDALIRDLDQDLPLVWGRTIHSVFFGGGTPSLFPAEHIDRFLQAASARLRFAPECEVTLETNPGTAEHDRFGAYRAAGVNRLSFGIQSFDDGCLQRLGRIHDSAQAEHAVKLAQDAGLDNLNLDLMYALPGQSLAMALHDLERAFALQPAHVSHYQLTLEPNTVFFARPPQGIPEEDDAYDMQEACQAALAAAGYAHYEVSAYARLGRQCAHNLNYWRYGDYLGIGAGAHGKISSGAGQNILRRWKVKHPTTYLASAGTPAGIGGDDEIAPARRPFEYMLNLLRLKEGFALRDFQVRTGLPAAHIAAPLAEAEAKGWLRVEAERVVPTPLGLRFANDVMALFLEA
- a CDS encoding aminopeptidase P N-terminal domain-containing protein, encoding MRAATGIGAAEFARRRKALMRMAGEDAILVLPAAPERVRSNDTHYPYRQDSDFWYLTGYPEPGAVLVLIPGRRHGEVILFNRDRDPAREVYDGPRIGQQGAVDGYGMDDAYPIEDMDEILPGMLEGRSRVYYHFGRDTEFDLKLIGWVNQVRAQARGGGQPPHEFLELGHLLHEQRLFKSADELKLMQRAAEISIDAHLAAMRGAHAGVREYQLQAVIECVFRASDAWPAYGSIVGAGANACTLHYVANTAQARAGDLVLIDAGAEYRNYAADITRTFPVDGRFGKAQRQLHDLVGAAQAAALAQARPGVPYEAGHEAAVEVLTEGLLQLGLLKGRLEKCIADGSYKRFYRHKTGHWLGLDVHDVGDYRLQGESRLLEPGMVFTIEPGLYISPDDTSVDAKWRGIGIRTEDNVAITADGHRVLTAALARSADEIEAVMAGGSI
- the rdgB gene encoding RdgB/HAM1 family non-canonical purine NTP pyrophosphatase — encoded protein: MTRLVLASGNAGKLAEFSAMLAHLPYQIVPQKELGVEDVPETGLTFVENALIKARHACAATGLPALADDSGLIVDALGGAPGLYSARYAGQPTDDAANNAKLLDAMKDVPDDQRRARFYAVIVLLRHPEDPQPLIAEGAWEGRITRELRGNGGFGYNPLFLDPDHGLTAAEMDTALKNRLSHRARALEVLNQRLTTLF
- a CDS encoding VOC family protein → MKRTLALVTVVVDDYDRAIAHYTGDLGFALLEDTDLGGGKRWVRVAPQADDATALLLARASDAAQRARIGDQTGGRVGFFLHTDDFARDHAALSARGVQFLEAPRHEPYATVAVFRDAYGNLWDLLEPKR
- a CDS encoding PilZ domain-containing protein produces the protein MSITEARRAQRRNPDGAIAVTDTMTGELVGRVGNLSEAGMLLVADAPVREDALYQFQFSLPVGSTGRETDIDVGAHVLWTGAAHTPGQSLAGLRFLTVSAEHLAALRDWIER
- a CDS encoding DUF1631 family protein, with protein sequence MVASGAAPPFSAADTLASAALPVRVRRILETLLAQLRPALFRGVEASLDALEQDLSVSANRARSNELQTAYLAHLQHLRRDRPQVLPTLLARLEAELAALRSPREPPREAGAIPTVLTLVEDAVIDQDIVLQDIARRHTGRHQEALFLLSQRLGVLAGSPAPDETRQPLSPHSLCQALRAGVARLEVDLTAQLQLYRLFEQHMLSGYGELLDQIAQTLGRQGVLPGLVFAPQRGRAPVTRATPDVAPATPPGRTGLPPVDLPGWVRPGQSKRSTAPVVSFASLQRLLSAGHARSGARPTPARDLPTPAWQANSPARAGASTSAAMPNAAGPGAAPPTAGQQGDGGASSGQALPTAHLLSTLQTLQLQVAQGHAPSTPLALGDLRERVLAGLRRVHGPQAELAREDADTFELLDLLYHEIGHEVRRGPAADLLGQLQVPVVQAALSDRAFFVSPQHPARELLNAVAESGANWLGEDDTDPALLAKLKAAVAKVLTEYTGDEAVFAQAHRDVQDHFQTAARKAEVAERRLVEAARGRDRLENAKTAAAHTIDRALGARPVPPFVQALLSQAWADVLTLIRLRNGEDSDEWREVAALTTRIAETVTGEAAPAPALATQIESALVKMGYHSDEAAVIARRLANTPEPEAPGEPALKLQAKVAAATQDAPRRAPPPPPRTPAEQASYESLRRLPFGTWFEFVQNQQGDLRRLRLSWYNPTSGHALFVSARGQKVGEHTLDSVARLMALEQARPVSEDHGSLLDRAWQAALAKLRTLAGMEAT